One Streptomonospora salina genomic window, ATCGTCGACTTCGCGCTCTACCTGTTCCACTGCGCCCAGCGCCAGCTCGACAAGGGCAAGGGCCCCTACTTCTACCTGCCCAAGCTCGAAAGCCACCTTGAGGCGCGGCTGTGGAACGACATCTTCGTCGCCGCGCAGGAGCAGCTGGGCATCCCGCGCGGCACCGTCCGCGCCACCGTGCTGATCGAGACCATCCCCGCCGCGTTCGAGATGGAGGAGATCCTCTACGAACTGCGCGAGCACTCCGCCGGCCTCAACGCCGGGCGCTGGGACTACCTCTTCAGCATCATCAAGGTGCACCGCACCCGCGGGCGCAGCTTCCTGATGCCCGAGCGCAACGCCGTCACCATGACCGCCCCGTTCATGCGCGCCTACACCGAGCTGCTCGTGCGCACCTGCCACAAGCGCGGCGCCCACGCCATCGGCGGCATGGCCGCGTTCATCCCCAGCCGCCGCGACCCCGAGGTCAACGAGCGCGCGCTGGCCAAGGTCCGCGACGACAAGTCGCGCGAATCCGGCGACGGCTTCGACGGCTCCTGGGTGGCCCACCCCGACCTGGTCCCCGTCGCCAAGGAGATCTTCGACGGCGTCCTGGGCGACAAGCCCAACCAGATCGAGCGCAAGCGCGAAGACGTCGCGGTCAAGGCCGCCGACCTGCTGGCCGTCGACTCCGCCGACGGCGGCATCACCGAAGGCGGACTGCGCGCCAACATCAACGTCGGCCTGCAGTACCTCGCCTCCTGGATCGGCGGCACCGGCGCCGCGGCCATCCACAACCTGATGGAGGACGCGGCCACCGCCGAGATCTCCCGTTCCCAGGTCTGGCAGTGGCTGCACAACGGCGTCATCCTCGACGACGGTTCCGCCGTCACCCGCGAGCTCGTGCTGAGCATCGTCGACGAGGAGATGGCCGCCATCCGCGAACAGCACGGCGCCGCCTACGACGCCGACCTGTTCGAGCGCGCCCGCGACCTGTTCACCGAGGTCGCTCTCGCCGACGAGTACGTCGACTTCCTGACGCTGCCCGCCTACGAGCGCATGCCCTGAGGCCTCTCGGCCGGGCGCGGACGCACACGGTATCCGCGCCGCGCCCGGCCGCTCTTGCCCCCGTACGGGAACCTGGGAGAGAGTACGGACCCGTCCGCGGCGGCACGCCGCGGCGGCCGAGCACGGGGAGGGCACGCCCGATGCCGCAACCGGTCACCGCGCTGATTCCGCGGCTGCGCGAAATCTGCGGCGACGACGGAGTCGTCACCGACCCCGACCGCCGCCGCACCTACGAAAGCGACGGACTCACCTACCACGCCGGCACACCCGGGGTCGTCGTGCTGCCCACCGCGACCGAACAGGTCGCCGCCGTCGTCCGGCTGTGCGCCGAGTCCGGGGTGCCGTTCGTGCCGCGCGGCGCCGGCACCGGCCTGTCGGCGGGCGCGCTCCCCCACAGCCAGGGCGTCCTCATCGTCACCTCCCGGATGCGCCGCATCCTGGAGATCGACCCCGCCGGCGAGCGCGCCGTCGTCCAACCCGGCGTCGCCAACCTCGACGTCACTCGCGCCGCCGCCCCGCACGGCTACTACTACGCCCCCGACCCCTCCAGCCAGCAGGTCTGCTCGGTCGGCGGCAACATCGCCGAGAACTCCGGCGGTGCCCATTGCCTCAAATACGGATTCACCGTCAACCACGTGACCGGCCTGGAGATCGTCACCCCCCAGGGCGAGATCGTGCGGCTGGGCGGCAAAGCCGCCGACGCGCCCGGCTACGACCTGCTCGGCGCCTTCGTCGGCTCCGAAGGCACCCTGGGCATCACCACCGAGATCACCGTGCGGCTGCTGCCCGCCCCTCAGAAGGTCCGCACTCTGCTGGCCGCCTTCGGCTCCATGGACGCCGGCGGCGCCGCCGTATCGGCCATCATCTCCGCCGGAGTGCTGCCCGCCGCCGTGGAGATGATGGACGCGCTGTCCATCGAGGCCGCCGAGGCCGCAGTGGCCTGCGACTATCCGCCCGGCGCCGCCGCAGTGCTCATCGTGGAGCTCGACGGCCCCGCCTCCGACGTCGACGCCCAGTTCGACCACGCCACACGGCTGTGCCGCGACGCCGGCGCCTTCGAAATCCGCACCGCCGCCGACGCCGGCGAGCGCGCCCGCATCTGGAAGGGCCGCAAGTCCGCCTTCGCCGCGGTGGGCCGCATCAGCCCCGCCTACATCGTCCAGGACGGCGTCGTGCCCCGCACCGCCCTCCCGGAGGTCCTGCGCCGCATCGCCGAACTGTCGGCCGAGTCGGGAATCCGCGTCGCCAACGTCTTCCACGCCGGCGACGGAAACCTGCACCCGCTGGTGCTGTTCGACGACGCCGCACGCGGAGCCGCCGACACCGCCGCCGACGTCTCCGGCAGAATCCTGGACCTGTGCATCGAGCACGGGGGCTCCATCACCGGCGAACACGGGGTCGGCGCCGACAAGGCCTGCCAGATGCCGGAGATGTTCTCCCCCGCCGACCTGGAGACCATGAACCTGTTCCGCTCGGCCTTCGACCCCGGCGGCATCGCCAACCCCGACAAGCTGCTGCCCACGCCGCGGCTGTGCGGCGAGCGGCCCGGTGTGCGCACCGGCGTGCACCCCCTGGTCGCCGAGGGCGCGGCGGAGCAGTTCTGATGCGCACCCATGCCCACGACGCGGGAGCACACCGGTGACACCAGACGAGACCGCCACTCCGCCTGCGGCCGAGGCGCTCGGCGCGAGCGGAGCCGCGGTGCGCGACGCCGCGCCCGCCGACGCCGTCGGCGGGCGCGTCCCCCGCTACGTGGCCCGCCCGCCCGACACCGCCGCGGCGGCGGACCTGCTGGCCGCCGCCCACCGGCTGGGTCTGGCCACCGTCATGCGCGGCAACGGCACCGCAGGCGACTGGGGCGCCCCGCCCGACCGGGTCGACCTGGTCCTGGAGACCACCGCCCTGCGCACCGTCGAGCACGCCGCCGGCGACCTCGTCGTCCGGGCCGGCGCCGGAACCCCGCTGGCCGACCTGCAAGCGCAGCTGGCCGCAGCAGGGCAGCGCCTCACCCTCGACCCGCTCGTGGCCGGCGGCACGGTCGGCGGTGCCGTCGCCACCGGCCTGTCGGGGCCCCGCCGCCTGTTGCACGGGCCGCTGCGCGATTTGATCATCGGCATGACCTCGGTGCGCGCCGACGGTGTCACCGCGTCCTCCGGCGGCCGCGTCGTCAAGAACGTCGCCGGTTACGACCTCGGCAAGCTGCACACCGGCGCCCTGGGGACCCTGGGCCTGACCACCTCGGTCACGTTCCGGCTCCACCCCCGGCCCGAGGCGCAGCGCACCGTGTCCGCCGCGGCCCCCGACACCGAGACCGCCCGGCGCTGGACCCGCGCCGTCCTGGAATCGGGGACCGTGCCCGCGGCCGTGGAGCTCGACCGGCCCCCCGACGGTCCGCTGACCCTGAGCGTGCTGGTGGAAGGCGCCGAAGGCGGCATCGACGCCCGCGCCGACACCGTGGCCGGGCTGATGGGCGGCGCCGCCGTGGCCCACGGGCCCCCCGGGCCTGACTGGGGGGCGCTGCCCGGCGGCCCCGAGGACACCCTGATCAAGATCTCGGTTCCGATCGGCGAGGCCGCCCGGGCAGCCGACTGCGCGCACGAAGCCGCCCGGCAGCAGCACACCACCGCCGCCGTCAGCGGCTCTGCGGGCGCGGGCGTGCTCTTCGCCGCCCTGCCGGCCGCTGCCGGCGCCGCGACCGTCGGCGCCGTGGCGCGCAGCCTGCGCGCCGGCCTCGACGGCGCCGTCACCGTCGCCCGGGCCGCACCCGGCCTCGCCGACGACGGCGCCGAGCCGGACCGCTGGGGCGACGTTCCCGGGCTGGATCTGATGCGCGCCGTCAAACAGCGGTTCGACCCCCACCGCCTGCTGGCCCCCGGCCGGTTCACCGGCGGGATCTGACGCGGCGATCCGGCCACACCGTGCGGAAAGGTAGGACGAAACCGTGACCGACAGCGATCCCTCCCCCGGTGCCCACGACAGCGCCCGCGAAGGCGCCCGATCCTTCGACGAGCTGCTCGGCGACTGTGTGCACTGCGGGTTCTGCCTGCCCACGTGCCCCACCTACGTGCTGTGGGGCGAAGAGCCGGACTCCCCGCGCGGGCGCATCCACCTGATGGGCCAGATGCGCGAGGACGACGTGCTCAGCCAGGCCGCCGTCAGCGCCTTCGACAACTGCCTGGGCTGCCTGGCCTGCGTCAGCTCCTGCCCCTCGGGGGTGGCCTACGACGCCCTGATCGAATCCACCCGCTCCACCGTGGAACAGGAGCACCGCCGCTCCCCCGCCGAGCGGCTGCTGCGCTCCGCGGTCTTCGCGCTGTTCCCCCACCGCAGGCGACTGGAGCTGCTGCGCGGCCCGCTGAAGGCCTACCAGGCCACCGGGCTCGACCGGGTAGTGCGCCGATCGGGGGTGCTGGAGCGGATCTCGCCCGCGCTCGCGACGATGGAACGCGTCGCACCGCCGCTGACCGGGCCCGTACCGCACCTGCCCGAGACCGTCCCGGCGCGGGGCCGGCGCCGCGCGGTGGTGGGCATGCTCACCGGGTGCGTCCAGGGCGCCTTCTTCCCGCAGGTCAACACCGCCACGGCACGCGTCCTAGCCGGTGAGGGCTGCGACGTGGTGATCCCGCCCGACCAGGGCTGCTGCGGGGCGCTGTCCGCGCACGCCGGGCGCGCCGACGAGGCCGCCGGCTTCGCCCGCGCCACTGTCGCCGCCTTCACCCAGGCCGGCGTGGACGCCGTCGTGGTCAACTCGGCCGGGTGCGGCGGCACCATGAAGCACTACGGTCGGCTGCTGGAGGAGGCCGGCGCCGACGCCGCGGAGGTCCGCCGCGCCGAGGAGCTGTCGCGGCGCGTGGTGGACCTGTCGGAGTACCTGGTCCGCCTGGGCCCGCAGGCGCCGCGCCATCCGCTGCCGCTGAGTGCGGCCTACCACGACGCCTGCCACCTGTCCCACGGCCAGGGCGTCACCGCTCAACCGCGTGAGCTGCTGCGCGCGATCCCGGAGCTGGAGGTCGCCGACCTGCCCAACCCGGAGATCTGCTGCGGATCGGCCGGCGTCTACAACCTGCTGCGCCCCGAGCCGGCCGCCGAGCTGGGCGACCGCAAGAGCGAGGACGTGCGCTCCACCGGCGCCGAACTGCTCGTGGCGGGCAACCCCGGCTGCACCCTGCAAATCGCCTCGGCCATGGAGCGCAGCGGCGCACCGATCTCCGTCGCCCACACCGCCCAGATACTCGACGCCTCCATCCGGGGCCTGGATCCGGCGACGCTGCTGACCCGCTGAACTGCGGCGACCGACGGTCCAAACCCGGTTTCGGCCCGTCCCGAGGCGACGCGCAGCGGTGCCCGCCCAGCGCCGCACGCGCTGTGCCGCGTCACCCGGCCAGAGTGATCCGCGCAGGTCATCGCCGAAGACACCAGTCTCTAGCCTCCCGATCACAGACGTAGCGCCAGGTGCGGACGCCGAACCGCCGGGTATCGGACACAACAGGTGACCGGCCGCCCCTGCGCATCACCGGGAAATCGCCGGAAACGGCGGCGGAGCCGGGCACGCGCCGATAACTTTCCGTCATGCCCAGCACACAGCACGAGATGCCGCTGGAGTTCCTGCGCAACCGCCCCGAGCTGGCGGCCCGGCTGCTGGAGACCTTCGGCTTCGATGTCCCCGACCACGACCGGGCCGAACTGTCGGCGACCGAATGCCCCGACATTCAGCCCAAGGACTACCGCGCCGACGCCGTGGTGACCTTCTCCCGCGCAGGCGCCGTGCGGATGGCGGCGGTGGTCGAGGTCCAACGCCGTGACGACGAGCGCAAACGCTACTCCTGGCCCGTCTATGTCGCCACCGTCCGCGCCCGCCTGGAGTGTCCCACGGCGCTGCTGGTGATCTGCGGGGACGATGCCACGGCTTCCTGGGCCGCCGAACCCATCCCCTTGGGCAATCCCGACTCTTGCCTGGTACCGCTGGTTCTGGGCCCGGAGCAGGTGCCGGTGGTCACCTCACCGGAGGAGGCGCGGGAGATGCCGGAGATCGCCCTCCTCTCGGCCGTGGCGCACGGCGGAGAGAACATCAAGACGCTTCTCGCCTGCTTCGAAGCGCTGGAGGTGCTGCCCCAGGAGACCTTCGGGCTCTATTATGACTTCGTAGTCACCGCGCTGCCGCCGGCGGCCCTGAGCACCTGGGAGGAACTGATGGCGGACGCCGCCGAGAAGTACCGCAGCGAATTCGCCCGCAGGTACGTCAGCGAAGGCGAAGCACGCGGCGAAGCACGCGGCGAAGCCAAAGCGATCCTCACCGTACTCGCAGAACGCGGCATCGACGTGTCCGACGAGCAGCGCAACCACATCCTGACCTGCACATGCGAGAACACACTGACCACCTGGCTCACCCGCGCCCTCACCGCCACCTCCACCAGCCAACTGTTCCGTTGAACCGGTCCGACAGCGACGGAGCGCTGATGAGAAGCGCCGCCGACAGGTACCGCAGGTACGTCGGCGGAGTCGGGTAGCGGGCCGAACTCCTGTCCCCGGTCGGGACCGGGGACGCTCCGGAAACCTCCGCCGAATTCTTCTGCACGACCAAAGCGGAAGCCAAGACCAGGGGCACGGCCGAGGCCGTCCTCTACGTACTGGACACCCGCGGCATCAGCGCCTTCCAGGACGACCGCGCCCGTGTCACCGCCTGCACGTGCCCGGAAACGTTCGTCATCCGGCTCCAGCGCGCCGCCGCCGCGGGCGCCTTCGCCACCGCCGACCGAATCGTCTCCTGAGAAACCGGTAACGGCCCCAGGGCGCCGCTACACCCCCAGCTCCATCAGGATCTCGCCCTCGGCGACGATGACCGCGGGGCCGCGCAGGCGGGCGCCGTCTGCGCCGAGGACGACGGTGCACGCGCCGCCGGGGACGCGTACGCGCCAGGTCGCGTCCCGGCCGGGCGGGGTCGCTGCCGCCGCGACCGCGACGATACCCGTGCCGCAGGAGCGGGTCTCGCCCGATCCGCGCTCGTTGACGCGCATCTCCAGCGTCCCGGGAGCGGTCTCGGCGAACACCTCGACGTTGGCGCCGTCGGGGAACTCCCCGGGGGCCAACTGCGGCCGCCCGCTCAGGTCCACCTCAGCCGGGCTGCTGTCCACGCGGCAGGCCAGGTGCGGGTTTCCCACGTCCACGCGGGTGCCTGTGACGGTTCCACCGGCCAGCACCGCGCTTCCCTCACCGACCACCTCGGCGCGGCCCATGTCGACGGTGACCTCGCCGTCGTCTTCCAGCACGACCCGGCGCGCCCCGGCCCGGGTGCCCACGGCCAGCTCCGTGCCCGAGACCAGGCCCCGATCGGCCAGGTACCGGGCGAACACCCGCACCCCGTTGCCGCACATCTCCGCTACGCTTCCGTCGGCGTTGCGGTAGTCCATGAACCACGCGCACTCGGCGGCAGCGGCCGCCGGGCCGGTCAGCGCCTCGCCCAGGGCGGCGGTGCGCACGACCCGCAGCACCCCGTCGGCCCCGATGCCGGCGCGGCGGTCGCACAGCGCCGCCACCGCGGCGGGGTCCAGGTCCAGCACCCCGTCGGGGTCGGGGATGATCACGAAGTCGTTCTCGGTGCCGTGCCCCTTGGCGAATCGCATGGATCTCATCCTACGGCGGCCCGAGCAGGGCGCGGAGCGCATCGCCCTCGACCGCTGCCACACTGGAAGCGGAACCCGCCGGCACCGGCCGGCGGCGCAGTCGGCGACCGCGCGAGGAGGAACAGGCAGTGGAGGGGCGGCAGCACGGTGCCCGCGACCCGGTGATCGCCGTCGTCGGCGCCACCGCCGCCGGCAAGTCCGACCTCGCCGTGGAGCTGGCGCTGCGCCTCGGGGCGGCCTCCGGCGGCGCCGAGATCGTCAACGCCGACTCCATGCAGCTCTACCGCGGCATGGACACCGGCACCGCCAAGCTCACCCCCGGCGAGCGCCGCGGCGTGCCCCACCACCTGCTCGACATCTGGGACGTCACCCGCACCGCCAACGTCGCCGAGTACCAGGAACTGGCGCGCGCCCGCATCGACGAGCTGCGGGACCGCGGCGCGGCGCCCGTCCTGGTGGGCGGGTCCGGGCTGTACGTGCGCGCCGCGCTGGACGAACTGGACTTCCCCGGCACCGACCCGGTGATCCGCGCCCGGCTGGAGGCCGAACTGGCCGAACGCGGCCCGGCGCCGCTGCACGCGCGCCTGGCCGAGCACGATCCCCGCGCAGCCGAGGCGATCCTGCCCGGCAACGGCCGACGTATCGTGCGCGCGCTGGAGGTCGTCGAGCTGACCGGGCGGCCCTTCACCGCCACCCTGCCGGAGCACACCTCGCGCTATCCCTGCGTGCAGATCGGCGTGCACGTCCCCCGCCCCGAACTCGACGCCCGCATCGAGATGCGCGTGGACCGGATGTGGCGCGCCGGCCTGGTCGAGGAGGTGCGCGCCCTGCGCGACCGCGGGCTCGCCGAGGGCCGTACCGCGTCGCGGGCGCTGGGCTACGCCCAGGTGCTGCGCTACCTGCAGGGCGAGTGGGACGAAGAGGAGGCCCGCGTGCAGACGGTGCGCGCCACCCGCCGCTTCGCCCGGCGCCAGGAGTCCTGGTTCCGCCGCGACCCGCGCGTGCACTGGCTCGACCACGACGACCCCGACCTCACCGGGCGCGCGCTGGAACTGGTCCGCGCCGCCCCCTCCGCACCGCAGCCCGGCTGATGCGCCCTCCGGCCGCCGAACCGGTCCGCCCGGCCGCCACCGGCCCCGCGGCCCCGCCGGCGCGGAGTTCGGCCTGTGGCAGGCGGGCACACTGCGCGGCTGCGCGGCGTCCGGGCCCGGAACGCCGGTTCGGAGCGACGTCGCCAGTTCCGACATCCCGGCCACCGGCGCGTTTCTGACCCGGGTTCGGCTACGCGGCCGATCGGGCGGCCGGCTGCGACCACCTCACCCTCAACGGCCGGGATCAGGTCCACAGCGCCGCGAAATAGCCCACACCGTAGGGCGTCTCGTATGCCAGCAGGTCGCCGCGCAGCCCAGCGCCCGCGGCCCCGCCCGCCAGCACCTGCCAGGCCGCCCGTCCCCCGCACATGAGGTCCGCGGCCAGTTCCGGAGCGATCCGCTCCAGCGCCGCCGTGTCGGCAGCGGCCAGCGCCCGCGCCACCGCGGCGTCGAAGCCGGGGGCGCGCTCGTCGGCGGTGCCCGGCGCGTGCTCGCCGTTGCGAGCGCTGCCGTCGCCCATGACCAGCAGCGCCACCCGGTCGGCGGCCGCGGCCAGTTCGGCGCCGCGCCGACCGCACTCCCGGGTTGCGGCCGCGGCCGCAACCTCCGCGTAGCGGTCGGGGCGCAGGCCGACCCGTTCGCACAACCACCGCCCCACCGTCAGCGACAGCGGGAGTTGCGGCGGCCCCGAACCGACCCGCACGGGCACGCCGTAGTCCTGCAGGCTTCCGGCGCTGCCCGGTCCGTGCTCCCGGTCGGCGTCGCCGCATCCCACCACCGCGACGGTGTCGGCGCCGCCGACGGCCAGACCCGCCACGGCCCGCTCACAGGCCGCCCGCAGGCCGGCGATCTCACCGGCGGCGCCCTGGGCGGCCTGCGGCAGGAGCAGAGGCGGATGGGGGCATACGGCCGCGGCGATCAGCACACGCGCGAGGGTACCGCCCGCCGGGGCCGGGTCTGGGCGGATTCTCCGCGCCGAGCGTCCTTGCGGGGCCCCGGTGCGGCGGCTACCGTACGAACATGACTGTGTGACCGGATTTCGAATCCGGTCACACAGTCACCGACAAGCGCCCGTGAGACCAGGAGCAGTACGACGTGCCCCAGCCCGACCGCACCGCGGCCGCCCCGCACGCCCCCGGCGCCGAACGCGACGCGCGCGCCGAGCGCATCCTCGACGCCACGGGCGAGCTCCTCGTCTCCCGGGGCTACCGCCGCGTCACGGTCGATGACGTCGCCAAGCGCGCCGACGTCGGCAAAGGAACCGTCTACCTGCACTTCCACACCAAGGAACTGCTGTTCCTGACCGTGCTGATGCGCGCCCAGGCGGCCATGCTCGAACGGCTCATCCAGGGGTTCCGCGCCGATCCCGAACGGATCCGGCCCAGCGCAGTAGCGCGCACCCACTACCTCATGGTCGCCGACGACCCTGTCGCCCGGGCCATGCTCGTCGGCGACAGCGAAACCCTCGGATCCCTGATCACCAGCGGCGTCCGCGAACTGGGCGCGTTCATGCGGGTCCGCATCACCGTGATGACCGAGTACTTCCACACGCTGCACGAACACGGCCTCCTCCAGCCGGGAACGCCGCCGGACCGGCACATGAGCGCCTACTTCCGGATCCTCTTCGGCTACATCGCCGCCGAACCCGCCACCGACTCCATGCTCACCGGAACCGGCACCGAGGGCGACGCCGCCATGATCGCCCACATCGTCCGCGCCTCCCTGGAAGCCTCCGAGCCCGGCCCCGCCGCGGTCCGCGCGGCCGCACCGCAGGTCGTCGGCCAGTTCGAACACCTCCTCACCCGCCTCCACGAAGAGATCGCCGAACAGAAGCGGACTTGACGCCCCAAGGAGGGCCCAGCCATGAGTACATCCTCCGGCCACGACTCCGCCGCCACCGCCGACGACATCCGCCTGACCGACCCGGCCGTACTCGCCGACCCCTTCACCGCGTTCAACCGGCTGCGCGAAACCGCACCGGTAGCCCGCAGCAGCAACGTCGACGGCACACTCCTGTGGGTCGCCACCCGCCACGACGACGTCCGCACGGTCCTCGACGATCCGCGGCGCTTCGCCAACGATCCGCTGTCCGTACCGGGCAACGACACCGACAAACGCGCCGAACTGCTGGTCGGCTTGGGCCTGCCCGAGGATTACGTCGGCTACGTCGCCGACACCGTCCTCGACACCGACCCGCCCGACCACACCCGCCTGCGCAAGCTGGTCTCCCGCGCCTTCACCGTGCGGCGCGTCAACGGAATGCGGCCCCGCGTCGAGCGGATCACCGCCGACCTGCTCGACGCCCTGCCCGACCACGCCGGCGACGACGGCACCGTCGACCTGATCGAGCACTTCGCCTACCCGCTGCCCATCACCGTCATCTGCGAGATGGTCGGAGTCGACGAACGGGACCGGCCGCTGTGGCGCCGTTGGAGCGACGACCTGGTTCAACTGGAGTCCGCCGAGCGGATGCGCGACGCGCTCGTGGAGATGGTCGACCACATCCGGGGGATGATCGCGCAGCGGCGCGCGGAGCCCGGATCCGACCTGATCGACGCCCTCATCGCCGTCCGCGAGGAGGACGGCGACCGGCTCACCGAACAGGAACTCGTCACGATGGTGCTCACACTGGTGATCGCCGGCCACGAGACCACGGCCAATCTCATCGGCAACGGCACCGCCGCCCTGCTCACCCATCCTGACCAGCTCGCCCGGCTGCGCGGCGACCCCGAACTGGCGCCGCGCGCCGTACACGAGCTGATGCGCTGGTGCGGCCCGGTGCAGTCCACCCGGATCCGGTGGGCGACCGAGGACACCGACCTCGGCGGGCAGCACATCGCCCAAGGCGAGCCGGTCATGGCGATGCCCGTCGGCGCCAACCGCGACCCGCGCCGGTTCGACGACCCCGACCGGCTCGACATCACCCGCACGTACCCGACCCGCGGAGAGCAGCACACCGGGTTCGGCCACGGCATGCACTACTGCCTGGGCGCCGCCCTGGCCCGCCAAGAAGGCGAGGTCGCCTTCACCCGGCTCTTCGAGCGCTACCCCGATCTGACCCTGGCCGCAGCCGAAGACGAGCTGGAGTGGATACCGCGGCCGGGACTGCGGCGGTTGGTGCGGCTGCCGCTGCGCCTCGGCGGCGCCTGAACCGCCGGGCGGCCGCGCCACAGGGGGTGCGTGCGGCGGCCCCGTACCGCGGGGCGGCCCGTACGGCGCCGCGCCCGCGGCCTCAGCCGATTCCGCACCCTCCAGAGGCGGCCGGCTGGGGATCGGCGGGCGCACCGACGGTGGGCATGCCCAGCAGCACATCCGGCTGGGCCGGCTCCCGGCCGTTGCGCGCCGCCCAGGCGTCGCCCGCCGGCGACGGCCGGACCGCGCGCACACCCGAGTCGGCCACCAAGTGGTGCGGTGCGCCGTAAGTCACGCCGACCGTGA contains:
- the aceB gene encoding malate synthase A, producing MAATTGVEITGPMHDRFDQILTEDALALIADLHRRFEGRRQELLAARTRRQDQISAGADLDFLPETRGVREDDSWQVAPPAPGITDRRMEITGPTDRKMTVNALNSGAKVWLADFEDANTPLWENMIGGQLNLRDALDRTVDFSTPEGKSYALKDDAELATIVVRPRGWHLDEKHILVDGDRASGGIVDFALYLFHCAQRQLDKGKGPYFYLPKLESHLEARLWNDIFVAAQEQLGIPRGTVRATVLIETIPAAFEMEEILYELREHSAGLNAGRWDYLFSIIKVHRTRGRSFLMPERNAVTMTAPFMRAYTELLVRTCHKRGAHAIGGMAAFIPSRRDPEVNERALAKVRDDKSRESGDGFDGSWVAHPDLVPVAKEIFDGVLGDKPNQIERKREDVAVKAADLLAVDSADGGITEGGLRANINVGLQYLASWIGGTGAAAIHNLMEDAATAEISRSQVWQWLHNGVILDDGSAVTRELVLSIVDEEMAAIREQHGAAYDADLFERARDLFTEVALADEYVDFLTLPAYERMP
- a CDS encoding FAD-linked oxidase C-terminal domain-containing protein, encoding MPQPVTALIPRLREICGDDGVVTDPDRRRTYESDGLTYHAGTPGVVVLPTATEQVAAVVRLCAESGVPFVPRGAGTGLSAGALPHSQGVLIVTSRMRRILEIDPAGERAVVQPGVANLDVTRAAAPHGYYYAPDPSSQQVCSVGGNIAENSGGAHCLKYGFTVNHVTGLEIVTPQGEIVRLGGKAADAPGYDLLGAFVGSEGTLGITTEITVRLLPAPQKVRTLLAAFGSMDAGGAAVSAIISAGVLPAAVEMMDALSIEAAEAAVACDYPPGAAAVLIVELDGPASDVDAQFDHATRLCRDAGAFEIRTAADAGERARIWKGRKSAFAAVGRISPAYIVQDGVVPRTALPEVLRRIAELSAESGIRVANVFHAGDGNLHPLVLFDDAARGAADTAADVSGRILDLCIEHGGSITGEHGVGADKACQMPEMFSPADLETMNLFRSAFDPGGIANPDKLLPTPRLCGERPGVRTGVHPLVAEGAAEQF
- a CDS encoding FAD-binding oxidoreductase; protein product: MTPDETATPPAAEALGASGAAVRDAAPADAVGGRVPRYVARPPDTAAAADLLAAAHRLGLATVMRGNGTAGDWGAPPDRVDLVLETTALRTVEHAAGDLVVRAGAGTPLADLQAQLAAAGQRLTLDPLVAGGTVGGAVATGLSGPRRLLHGPLRDLIIGMTSVRADGVTASSGGRVVKNVAGYDLGKLHTGALGTLGLTTSVTFRLHPRPEAQRTVSAAAPDTETARRWTRAVLESGTVPAAVELDRPPDGPLTLSVLVEGAEGGIDARADTVAGLMGGAAVAHGPPGPDWGALPGGPEDTLIKISVPIGEAARAADCAHEAARQQHTTAAVSGSAGAGVLFAALPAAAGAATVGAVARSLRAGLDGAVTVARAAPGLADDGAEPDRWGDVPGLDLMRAVKQRFDPHRLLAPGRFTGGI
- a CDS encoding (Fe-S)-binding protein, which encodes MTDSDPSPGAHDSAREGARSFDELLGDCVHCGFCLPTCPTYVLWGEEPDSPRGRIHLMGQMREDDVLSQAAVSAFDNCLGCLACVSSCPSGVAYDALIESTRSTVEQEHRRSPAERLLRSAVFALFPHRRRLELLRGPLKAYQATGLDRVVRRSGVLERISPALATMERVAPPLTGPVPHLPETVPARGRRRAVVGMLTGCVQGAFFPQVNTATARVLAGEGCDVVIPPDQGCCGALSAHAGRADEAAGFARATVAAFTQAGVDAVVVNSAGCGGTMKHYGRLLEEAGADAAEVRRAEELSRRVVDLSEYLVRLGPQAPRHPLPLSAAYHDACHLSHGQGVTAQPRELLRAIPELEVADLPNPEICCGSAGVYNLLRPEPAAELGDRKSEDVRSTGAELLVAGNPGCTLQIASAMERSGAPISVAHTAQILDASIRGLDPATLLTR
- the dapF gene encoding diaminopimelate epimerase, producing MRFAKGHGTENDFVIIPDPDGVLDLDPAAVAALCDRRAGIGADGVLRVVRTAALGEALTGPAAAAAECAWFMDYRNADGSVAEMCGNGVRVFARYLADRGLVSGTELAVGTRAGARRVVLEDDGEVTVDMGRAEVVGEGSAVLAGGTVTGTRVDVGNPHLACRVDSSPAEVDLSGRPQLAPGEFPDGANVEVFAETAPGTLEMRVNERGSGETRSCGTGIVAVAAAATPPGRDATWRVRVPGGACTVVLGADGARLRGPAVIVAEGEILMELGV
- the miaA gene encoding tRNA (adenosine(37)-N6)-dimethylallyltransferase MiaA; this translates as MIAVVGATAAGKSDLAVELALRLGAASGGAEIVNADSMQLYRGMDTGTAKLTPGERRGVPHHLLDIWDVTRTANVAEYQELARARIDELRDRGAAPVLVGGSGLYVRAALDELDFPGTDPVIRARLEAELAERGPAPLHARLAEHDPRAAEAILPGNGRRIVRALEVVELTGRPFTATLPEHTSRYPCVQIGVHVPRPELDARIEMRVDRMWRAGLVEEVRALRDRGLAEGRTASRALGYAQVLRYLQGEWDEEEARVQTVRATRRFARRQESWFRRDPRVHWLDHDDPDLTGRALELVRAAPSAPQPG
- a CDS encoding TetR/AcrR family transcriptional regulator codes for the protein MPQPDRTAAAPHAPGAERDARAERILDATGELLVSRGYRRVTVDDVAKRADVGKGTVYLHFHTKELLFLTVLMRAQAAMLERLIQGFRADPERIRPSAVARTHYLMVADDPVARAMLVGDSETLGSLITSGVRELGAFMRVRITVMTEYFHTLHEHGLLQPGTPPDRHMSAYFRILFGYIAAEPATDSMLTGTGTEGDAAMIAHIVRASLEASEPGPAAVRAAAPQVVGQFEHLLTRLHEEIAEQKRT
- a CDS encoding cytochrome P450 family protein is translated as MSTSSGHDSAATADDIRLTDPAVLADPFTAFNRLRETAPVARSSNVDGTLLWVATRHDDVRTVLDDPRRFANDPLSVPGNDTDKRAELLVGLGLPEDYVGYVADTVLDTDPPDHTRLRKLVSRAFTVRRVNGMRPRVERITADLLDALPDHAGDDGTVDLIEHFAYPLPITVICEMVGVDERDRPLWRRWSDDLVQLESAERMRDALVEMVDHIRGMIAQRRAEPGSDLIDALIAVREEDGDRLTEQELVTMVLTLVIAGHETTANLIGNGTAALLTHPDQLARLRGDPELAPRAVHELMRWCGPVQSTRIRWATEDTDLGGQHIAQGEPVMAMPVGANRDPRRFDDPDRLDITRTYPTRGEQHTGFGHGMHYCLGAALARQEGEVAFTRLFERYPDLTLAAAEDELEWIPRPGLRRLVRLPLRLGGA